One genomic region from Pseudoduganella lutea encodes:
- a CDS encoding non-ribosomal peptide synthetase, protein MNKQDIQEVHRLTPLQQGMLFHTLEAPGSGVYVEQFACPAAGRIDGARWQAAWNMVLGACPVLRAAIAWEGLEHPLLVVTKLAAIDVVEIDATDDDDTAFAARLDALRRDEAARGFDLRRPPLLRQALLHREDRSVVFWTYHHVLLDGWSAFVVLGSLLSAYAALTDGAAWQPRPVPGWGDYLGWLRGRDKVAAQDYWRGQMEGFHAPTPLGLVKRPAPDSGADAGATATGELGEALGNRLRETARALRVTPGTLLQAAWAHLLALYSGEDDVVFGATVAGRPPELAGADAMVGLFINTVPVRVRIDPAETVRGFATRLGAALVAQREHEHASLTEIAGWSEVPRGRALFDSMVAIESFPYTEGFSLPDVSVWQHTNFPLALVIDPVGRMRTKALYDARQFDGSAVAGLLAHYRALLSRMVADVDLPVGMLTIAPDDDMALQDAWNHRPAVNASSDLGELFARQVAERPDAPAIVSDEGDATYAQLDLQARRLGARLLAAGVRAGDTVAFAFEPGVPMIAALVAITRLGCAYAPLDVRLPAARLAQMVTDLHIRHVVTDGAHAALFDIAGVLVLLGGDDENDVPLKDWPAADPARILYVIHTSGSTGKPKAAGVFHDSFTRFIGWWNDEFTFAPGERCLLVNKITFDLAQKCVWGALTTGGILHLAPTRHFDPLHAREQVAGHGIGWINCTPSMAYAMVEADAGRHDALASLRLLFVGGEPVDKRRLAPWLLSPACKTALVNTYGPTECTDLCTTHRFGRDEFVDLEAPVTVGCVLPGLAVHVLDRFGNRLPVGVTGEVAIAGGSVGAGYLNNAQMSAQKFLPDPDRKGARLYLTGDLGYYRADGTLVVHGRVDFQVKLRGYRIELDAIGHELRGHPAVLDAVAAVTPDGQRLIAYVVPEGGAAWTPALQEACRAWLAARLPEYMVPACYMPLAALPLNANGKLDRGALPAPDMSNADTVKIAPRDDIEARLAGIWAAVLGTDDFGVTDNFFDLGGHSLSITQAYARLQKTFGVRIPLSVLFEQPTIAGQAAALREAGADGADGAKAQAAARQPAITAGQRPERLPLSFSQSRLWFLHQYEPASMAYHVPNALPLAGTVDRVALQGALDWLHARHESLRTRYPEADGTPWQEVLAPAPVALGYDDLRGAPDAAGRLSAIATAEAAQPFDLRAGPVARYRLVQGDDRAILLVSLHHIATDGWSMDVMMRELSSAYAAFAAGGAPQTAPLPIQYADYALWQRADLAGDKRARLVDYWRAELDGSQPQITLPYDFPRPAARSSSGGLHVSHIPADICAALRGVANSGSTAFMTWLALYDVLLHRWSGQTDFNVGSPIANRNLEETEGVIGFFVNTLVLRARMEGGQTFAGLLDDVRRTARAAYDHAELPFELLVDELNPPRSANTLPFFQVGFALQRAYEDTSLIDTTEWISRFDLQLVLYESADGGLRAHWEYARDLFLPETVARLADSFALLARQVAEAPATPLRNLAVVDGATREKMLALARGVKPALPETSVHGLFAQQALLAPGNVALVQGELQLDYDELNRRANRLAHHLLGAGVAPGGIVGVALPRSPQLIVALLAVLKAGCAYLPLDTEYPRERTAYMLANAGAVAVLTNADGAALLPAFDGAVLDVDAPQVAAQRDANPDVPHDPRALAYVMYTSGTTGKPKGVMIEHRSIVRLVREADYADFSADRTYLQYAPVGFDASTFEIWGSLLNGARLVQAPAGVVGLDQLAGLIAGERIDTAFVTAALFNQLVDQHPEALAGVRQLLTGGEAMSSPHAARAIEAMQAGSGGQLIHVYGPTECTTFATAGNVSMAAALAGTVPIGRPIAHTDTYVLDDAMEPVPCNVPGELYIGGAGVARGYLNAPQQSAERFVADPFGGEGASAGARLYRTGDKVRWKADGTLEFLGRMDDQVKIRGYRIEPAEIEAQLATCPGVGGALVLALGDSADKRLVAYVTLADADSSVTPSLLRDYLAQRLPAFMVPGAYVLLDRFPVTANGKVDRRALPLPDADALGAGDYVAPETALEQSIALVWGEMLGLERVSVTADFFALGGNSLTATQLLARVRASLGHTVTLPEFFSEPTVRAMAFRIEHADTARAMDAAESHLDGEAESALVLPEPLPPLASSLEHVLLTGATGFVGAYVAAEMLDRWPRVTLHCHVRAAHPAAGLRRLRDNLDQYGLWKEGYAARIRVLTGDLADPKLGLDDDHYATLAHDVDLVVHNASRLNHVLPYQALRRDNVEPTRGLLELAATAKRKGFVLVSTAGVLQGENGGTFDEDVRVEEIGQSVREGYNASKWVSELMVRRAARAGIPVQIMRLGRVVLDSRSGTGRMDDFVALFVRTCLKVGAWPDRPFVEQFVPVDHVARAITALAADYTSTGVHHLVGDEKRDWSRLLPDFVDCAGAGLQRMPIRDWVDAVKERSAVEPLPFSPYLFWWDTDAAAPEEKRLKVKQAKTVRRLAGHGLREPRIETEAWQRYVGDIFATEGVAMTLKKRGIFG, encoded by the coding sequence ATGAACAAGCAGGACATACAGGAAGTACACCGGCTCACGCCACTCCAGCAGGGCATGCTGTTCCACACGCTGGAGGCGCCGGGCAGCGGTGTCTACGTCGAGCAGTTCGCCTGCCCGGCGGCCGGGCGGATCGATGGCGCGCGCTGGCAGGCGGCGTGGAACATGGTGCTGGGCGCCTGCCCGGTACTGCGCGCCGCCATCGCCTGGGAAGGTCTCGAGCACCCGCTGCTGGTGGTGACGAAGCTGGCGGCGATCGACGTGGTCGAGATCGATGCCACGGACGACGACGACACGGCCTTCGCCGCGCGCCTGGATGCCCTGCGCCGCGATGAAGCGGCACGCGGTTTCGACCTGCGCCGGCCACCGCTGCTGCGCCAGGCGCTGCTGCATCGCGAGGACCGCAGCGTGGTGTTCTGGACCTACCACCACGTGCTGCTCGATGGCTGGTCGGCCTTCGTGGTGCTGGGTTCACTGCTGTCCGCCTACGCCGCGCTCACCGATGGCGCGGCATGGCAGCCGCGCCCGGTGCCGGGCTGGGGCGATTACCTGGGCTGGCTGCGCGGCCGCGACAAGGTCGCCGCGCAAGATTACTGGCGCGGGCAGATGGAAGGCTTCCACGCGCCCACGCCGCTTGGCCTGGTCAAGCGCCCGGCACCGGACAGCGGCGCCGACGCCGGTGCCACGGCGACGGGGGAACTGGGCGAGGCCCTGGGCAACCGCTTGCGCGAGACGGCCCGTGCCTTGCGCGTCACCCCCGGCACGCTGCTGCAAGCCGCCTGGGCGCACCTGCTGGCCCTGTACAGCGGCGAGGACGATGTGGTATTCGGTGCCACCGTCGCCGGCCGGCCGCCCGAACTGGCCGGCGCGGATGCGATGGTGGGCCTGTTCATCAACACGGTACCCGTGCGCGTGCGCATCGATCCTGCCGAAACGGTGCGCGGCTTCGCCACCCGGCTGGGCGCCGCGCTGGTGGCGCAGCGCGAACACGAACATGCGTCGCTGACGGAGATCGCCGGCTGGAGCGAGGTGCCGCGTGGCCGGGCGTTGTTCGACTCCATGGTGGCCATCGAATCGTTCCCCTATACGGAAGGCTTCAGCCTGCCGGACGTCAGCGTGTGGCAGCACACGAATTTTCCGCTGGCCCTGGTCATCGACCCGGTCGGCCGCATGCGCACCAAGGCGCTGTACGACGCGCGCCAGTTCGACGGTAGTGCGGTGGCAGGGCTGCTGGCCCATTACCGCGCGCTGCTGTCGCGGATGGTGGCGGACGTGGACCTGCCGGTCGGCATGCTGACCATCGCCCCGGACGACGACATGGCATTGCAGGACGCCTGGAACCACCGCCCCGCCGTGAACGCGTCATCGGACCTGGGCGAACTGTTTGCGCGCCAGGTGGCCGAGCGGCCCGACGCGCCGGCCATCGTGTCGGATGAGGGAGACGCCACCTACGCGCAACTCGACCTCCAGGCGCGGCGGCTTGGCGCCCGCCTGCTGGCCGCCGGCGTACGCGCGGGCGACACGGTGGCTTTTGCCTTCGAGCCCGGCGTGCCGATGATCGCCGCGCTGGTGGCGATCACGCGACTCGGCTGTGCGTATGCGCCGCTCGATGTGCGCCTGCCGGCGGCGCGGCTGGCGCAGATGGTGACCGACCTGCACATCCGCCACGTGGTGACGGACGGCGCCCATGCCGCGCTGTTCGACATCGCCGGCGTATTGGTCCTGCTGGGCGGTGATGACGAGAACGATGTGCCATTGAAGGATTGGCCGGCCGCCGACCCGGCGCGCATCCTGTACGTGATCCACACGTCCGGCTCCACGGGCAAGCCGAAGGCTGCCGGCGTATTCCACGACAGTTTCACGCGCTTCATCGGCTGGTGGAACGATGAGTTCACGTTCGCCCCGGGCGAGCGCTGCCTGCTCGTCAACAAGATCACGTTCGACCTGGCGCAGAAATGCGTGTGGGGCGCGCTGACGACGGGCGGCATCCTGCACCTGGCGCCCACGCGCCACTTCGACCCGCTGCATGCGCGCGAGCAGGTGGCCGGGCATGGCATCGGCTGGATCAACTGCACGCCGAGCATGGCCTACGCCATGGTGGAAGCGGATGCCGGCCGTCATGATGCGCTGGCATCGTTACGGCTGCTGTTCGTCGGCGGCGAGCCGGTGGACAAGCGCCGGCTGGCACCCTGGCTGCTGTCGCCGGCTTGCAAGACGGCGCTGGTCAACACCTATGGCCCGACCGAATGCACGGACCTGTGCACCACGCACCGCTTCGGCCGCGACGAGTTCGTGGACCTGGAAGCGCCCGTCACCGTGGGCTGCGTGCTGCCCGGCCTGGCCGTGCACGTGCTGGACCGTTTCGGCAACCGCCTGCCGGTCGGCGTGACGGGGGAGGTGGCGATCGCCGGCGGTTCGGTGGGCGCCGGCTACCTGAACAACGCGCAGATGAGCGCACAGAAATTCCTGCCCGATCCGGACAGGAAAGGTGCGCGGCTGTACCTGACGGGCGACCTGGGGTACTACCGCGCCGACGGCACGCTGGTCGTGCACGGCCGCGTCGACTTCCAGGTGAAGCTGCGCGGCTACCGCATCGAGCTGGATGCGATCGGCCATGAACTGCGCGGCCACCCGGCCGTGCTCGACGCCGTCGCCGCCGTGACACCGGATGGCCAGCGCCTGATCGCCTACGTGGTGCCGGAGGGCGGCGCCGCGTGGACGCCCGCGCTCCAGGAAGCATGCCGCGCCTGGCTGGCTGCCCGGCTGCCCGAGTACATGGTGCCGGCGTGCTACATGCCGCTGGCCGCGCTGCCGCTGAACGCGAACGGCAAGCTCGATCGCGGTGCGCTGCCGGCCCCGGACATGAGCAATGCGGACACGGTGAAAATCGCGCCGCGCGACGACATCGAGGCAAGGCTGGCCGGCATCTGGGCCGCCGTGCTGGGTACGGACGATTTCGGTGTTACCGATAATTTCTTCGACCTGGGTGGCCATTCGCTGTCGATCACGCAGGCGTATGCGCGGCTGCAGAAAACGTTCGGCGTGCGCATTCCGCTGTCCGTGCTGTTCGAGCAGCCGACCATCGCGGGGCAGGCCGCCGCCTTGCGCGAAGCAGGGGCGGATGGCGCGGATGGTGCGAAGGCCCAGGCCGCGGCGCGGCAGCCGGCTATCACCGCCGGCCAGCGGCCGGAGCGCCTGCCGCTGTCGTTCTCGCAATCGCGGCTGTGGTTCCTGCACCAGTACGAACCGGCCAGCATGGCCTACCACGTGCCGAACGCGCTGCCGCTGGCCGGCACCGTCGACCGCGTGGCGCTGCAAGGGGCGCTGGACTGGCTGCACGCCCGCCATGAATCGCTGCGCACCCGCTATCCCGAGGCGGATGGCACGCCGTGGCAGGAGGTGCTGGCACCGGCGCCCGTGGCGCTCGGCTATGACGACCTGCGGGGCGCGCCGGACGCGGCCGGGCGCCTGTCGGCCATCGCCACCGCCGAGGCGGCGCAGCCGTTCGACCTGCGTGCCGGCCCGGTGGCCCGTTACCGGCTGGTGCAGGGCGACGACCGGGCCATCCTGCTCGTGTCGCTGCACCATATCGCCACCGATGGCTGGTCGATGGACGTGATGATGCGCGAACTGTCGTCCGCGTACGCCGCGTTCGCCGCCGGCGGTGCGCCGCAGACGGCGCCGTTGCCGATCCAGTATGCGGACTATGCGCTGTGGCAGCGTGCCGACCTGGCCGGCGACAAGCGCGCCCGGCTCGTCGATTACTGGCGCGCGGAACTCGACGGCAGCCAGCCGCAGATCACGTTGCCGTATGACTTCCCGCGGCCCGCCGCGCGGTCGTCGTCCGGTGGCCTGCATGTTTCGCACATTCCCGCGGATATCTGCGCAGCCCTGCGCGGTGTTGCCAACAGCGGCAGCACGGCGTTCATGACGTGGCTGGCGCTGTACGACGTGCTGCTTCACCGCTGGAGCGGCCAGACTGACTTCAACGTGGGCAGCCCGATCGCCAACCGCAACCTGGAGGAAACCGAAGGCGTGATCGGCTTCTTCGTCAACACGCTGGTGCTGCGCGCCCGCATGGAGGGCGGGCAGACCTTTGCCGGCCTGCTGGACGACGTGCGCCGCACCGCGCGCGCCGCTTACGACCATGCCGAGCTGCCGTTCGAGTTGCTGGTGGACGAGCTGAACCCGCCGCGCAGCGCCAATACGCTGCCGTTCTTCCAGGTCGGTTTCGCGCTGCAGCGCGCCTACGAGGACACGTCGCTGATCGACACCACCGAATGGATTTCCCGCTTCGACCTGCAACTGGTGCTGTATGAAAGCGCCGATGGCGGCCTGCGTGCGCACTGGGAATATGCACGCGACCTGTTCCTGCCCGAAACGGTGGCACGGCTGGCCGACTCGTTCGCGCTGCTCGCGCGACAGGTGGCCGAGGCGCCGGCCACGCCGCTGCGCAACCTGGCCGTGGTCGACGGCGCCACGCGTGAAAAGATGCTGGCGCTGGCGCGGGGCGTCAAGCCCGCGTTGCCGGAAACCTCCGTGCATGGCCTGTTCGCCCAACAGGCGCTGCTGGCGCCAGGGAATGTCGCGCTGGTGCAGGGCGAGCTGCAACTGGACTACGATGAACTGAACCGCCGCGCCAACCGGCTGGCCCATCACCTGCTCGGGGCAGGCGTGGCACCGGGCGGTATCGTGGGCGTGGCACTGCCACGCAGTCCGCAACTGATCGTTGCGCTGCTGGCCGTGCTGAAGGCCGGCTGCGCCTACCTGCCGCTCGATACCGAGTACCCGCGCGAACGCACCGCCTACATGCTCGCGAACGCGGGCGCCGTGGCCGTGCTGACGAACGCCGACGGCGCCGCGCTGCTGCCCGCATTCGACGGTGCCGTGCTGGATGTCGACGCGCCGCAAGTCGCGGCGCAGCGCGATGCCAATCCGGACGTGCCGCACGATCCGCGGGCGCTGGCCTACGTGATGTACACGTCCGGCACCACCGGCAAGCCGAAAGGCGTGATGATCGAGCACCGCAGCATCGTGCGGCTGGTGCGCGAAGCCGACTATGCGGACTTTTCCGCGGACCGCACGTACCTGCAATATGCCCCGGTGGGCTTCGATGCCTCCACATTCGAGATCTGGGGCAGCCTGCTGAACGGTGCTCGGCTCGTGCAGGCGCCCGCCGGCGTGGTGGGCCTGGACCAGCTGGCCGGGCTGATCGCCGGAGAGCGGATCGACACCGCGTTCGTGACGGCCGCGCTGTTCAACCAGCTGGTGGACCAGCACCCGGAAGCGCTGGCCGGCGTGCGCCAGTTGCTGACGGGCGGCGAGGCGATGTCGTCGCCCCATGCCGCGCGGGCAATCGAAGCCATGCAGGCGGGGAGCGGGGGACAACTGATCCACGTGTACGGCCCGACCGAGTGCACGACCTTCGCCACCGCCGGGAACGTGAGCATGGCCGCCGCGCTGGCTGGCACCGTGCCGATCGGCCGGCCGATTGCGCATACCGACACCTATGTGCTGGACGATGCGATGGAACCGGTGCCGTGCAATGTGCCGGGCGAGCTGTATATCGGCGGCGCCGGCGTGGCGCGCGGCTACCTGAACGCGCCGCAGCAGAGCGCCGAGCGCTTCGTGGCCGATCCCTTCGGGGGCGAGGGTGCCAGCGCGGGTGCGCGGCTGTACCGCACCGGCGACAAGGTGCGCTGGAAGGCCGATGGCACGCTGGAATTCCTCGGCCGGATGGATGACCAGGTGAAGATCCGCGGCTACCGGATCGAGCCGGCCGAGATCGAGGCGCAACTGGCGACCTGCCCGGGTGTCGGCGGCGCGCTCGTGCTGGCGCTGGGCGACAGTGCCGACAAGCGGCTGGTTGCCTACGTGACCCTTGCCGATGCCGATTCTTCCGTGACACCCAGCCTGCTGCGCGACTACCTGGCGCAGCGCTTGCCCGCCTTCATGGTGCCGGGCGCCTACGTGTTGCTGGACCGTTTCCCGGTCACCGCGAACGGCAAGGTCGACCGCCGTGCGCTGCCGTTGCCGGATGCCGATGCGCTCGGCGCCGGCGACTACGTGGCGCCGGAAACGGCGCTCGAACAGTCGATCGCCTTGGTCTGGGGCGAGATGCTGGGCCTGGAGCGGGTCAGCGTAACGGCCGATTTCTTCGCGCTGGGCGGCAATTCGCTGACGGCCACCCAGTTGCTGGCGCGAGTGCGTGCCTCGCTCGGCCACACGGTCACGCTGCCTGAATTCTTCAGCGAGCCGACCGTGCGGGCGATGGCGTTCCGCATCGAGCATGCCGACACGGCCCGCGCCATGGATGCGGCGGAAAGCCACCTTGATGGCGAGGCCGAATCCGCGCTCGTGCTGCCGGAACCGCTGCCGCCGCTGGCATCGAGCCTGGAACACGTGCTGCTGACGGGCGCCACGGGCTTCGTGGGCGCCTACGTGGCGGCCGAGATGCTGGACCGCTGGCCGCGCGTGACGCTGCACTGCCACGTGCGCGCGGCGCATCCGGCCGCCGGCCTGCGCCGCCTGCGCGACAACCTCGATCAATACGGTTTGTGGAAGGAGGGTTATGCCGCCCGTATCCGCGTGCTGACGGGTGACCTGGCCGACCCGAAACTGGGCCTGGACGACGACCATTACGCCACGCTGGCGCACGACGTGGACCTGGTGGTGCACAACGCGTCGCGCCTGAACCACGTGCTGCCTTACCAGGCGCTGCGCAGGGATAACGTGGAGCCGACGCGGGGCCTGCTGGAGCTGGCCGCCACGGCCAAGCGCAAGGGCTTCGTGCTGGTATCGACCGCCGGCGTGCTGCAGGGCGAGAATGGCGGCACCTTCGACGAGGACGTGCGGGTCGAGGAGATCGGCCAGAGCGTTCGCGAAGGCTACAACGCCAGCAAGTGGGTGTCCGAACTGATGGTGCGCCGCGCCGCACGGGCCGGCATCCCGGTCCAGATCATGCGGCTGGGCCGCGTGGTCCTGGACA